The DNA sequence aatatatataatataattctctctctctttaagTTAGAGAAATTATATTGCAAGATTGTGGGGAAAATGTAGGTTAAACTAAACAATAGAGTGACATTTCaactcaataaaaaaaaagaaaagaaacaatgACATTACAATTTTAGTTCTACATAggattatttatgtttttttttttttgaataatcaCTATGTTATTGTATAGAGTTGTAATTTAATCCATTTATTACTCTATGATCACGTAATAATTTTTTCTAAGTTGTGGAGCAACGTAACTAGCTGTGGAGTAAAGGTAAACCTTATTTAACACAGGTGAAGTAACCCATTCCCATCAATTCTCATcctgtgtgtatatatataatatatagtagTCAAGAATAATTCATATAATATAGTTTTTCATTAAACCAATTTAATTTGAGCTTATTAGTTATATCATTCCTTAACCTATGCAGTTGTTGCATGAGAGTGATTTTTGGTACAAAGTATTACGTAATGAACAATTGCTACCAGTTGAACTAATACTATAGTTATAGAAAATTATATGTACAGATAGTATAAGCACAAACTAAAAAATGTAGTTAGTGATGTTAAAAGAGTTAGTTATCAGTTTGTGGCTAATATTTATTCTCATGTCTTAATGACATGTATATAAGGCAAAATTACCTCTACTTTTGAGTTTTGTGACTTTTGTCATTAAATACATTAGGTCTCTCTTGcactcttcttttctcttcctctctctcgcTCTGAATTCACACTCTAGCTATTCTCGTTGCACCTTCAACCCAAATAATTCTTTATAAAGCAAGTGGTAATTCTCAAATGACATACTCATTTTCATTCACCACTATGCCTAGTAATTTCTACCTAAATGTGAATATGTGTATGCGAAAATATTTGGTAactaaagaaaattaacaaaaaaacaATCATAACTTACTTTATTTagacaattaataaatattaaataaagcaAGTTCTGCCtgtttttttttgtctttctaACATTATCCTTTTCTCCTCATATTAAAAATGAATACAGTCTCAATGTTTATTGcttgaaaaatacaataaaatagtaACTTTTTTCCAAGTCAAGCTATATTGATTACATTTAATTAAATGAGTTGCTGAAAACTCCATTTTAGCTTACTCTTGAGTCTTGAGAAAAGGTAGTAGAACCTAAACATGTAACCGACTATCAAAACTTTTTTCTGTACTTTTGCAtatttcttcaatttcaattgatctatttttaacatataataTAAACAAATTAGCTAATGAAATGTTGAgaaatttatgtattttgagttaatttattaagtagttaattaatataataatcttCCCCAAAGTGACTCTGGGAGCTGGGGCAGCAGGaatttaaatgaatttgttgAATTCCAGCTTATACTTTTGAGGTTCCACCGTTTCCCCCGTGAGATACAAGACTACCAAACacgaaacaaaattaaaacactTAATCATAACGCGCTTTTCAGCTCCAACTAAAAAAATCTCACCACACACACTCACTTCACTTCACTTGGCAGCTCAAACATACTCTCATTTCATCGCCATAACTTTCATTGGCGCGGAAAAcaaaaaaccctaaaacaacaacaagaaaaccacttcttgttcttcttcttgctcTGCATTGCACCTCCGCTCCCAGATCTGCAAGCTATGCTTCACTGACCTTCTTCTGCTTCCCAACATGTCCAATTCTGATCCCAACCACCGCAACCGTCCTCCCTCGCCGGACGCCAAGCCATTGCCCCCCTCTTCGTGGGCCAAGAAGACGGGATTCAGGCCTAAATTCTCCGGCGAGACCAATGCCACCGACTCCGCCCAGCTCGCGCTCCCTCCCAGGCCCTCACAGCCCGCACCCGCTATCGCGGATCTAGAAGCGGGCCGGCCTCGGGCTCCGGCAAACGGTGTAGCGCCGGCCACCGATAAGGTACCTCCAGCGGCTCCTGTTCCGGTTCCTCCGAAGGATCAGACTGCGAAGAAGCGGAGAGATTCCGACGGCGGAACCAAGGGGTCAGTGCCAAGCACCAACGGCCAAGCTCCGCCACCGGCGACGGCGGCTGCTGCGCCGGTGGACCAGCCACAGCATGCTAGGAGAGCGTCGAGGCATGAAGAAGTAGTGGATGTTGAAGACGACGGGTTTGTGCCTCGGCACTCTCACATGAAGTACGAGCTCAGAGATTCACCTGGTCTTGGTAAATTCTTGTTTTGTTTACTCTGTGgaattattagttttttttagggttgataatttgatatattttgacgATGATGTTAATTGTTCTTCTGTGTGTAGTTCCAATTGGTGTGTACGGTATTCAGCATTACGTTTCGATATTGGGTTCGTTGATTCTGATTCCACTTGTAATAGTTCCTGCAATGGGTGGCAGTCATGTGAGTGTGATTTGATTTCAGCTTTCAACTTTAGACTTAGTTGAATTCTTTACTTATTTGTTTATGtttttttctaaaaaagaaaaaatgttgaAGTCTATTTATTTTGCGGCGAAGTTGTTATATAGGGTACTGTTATTCTGATGTGTTAGTGGTTATAGGAGGAAACTGCTATGGTGGTATCGACTGTGCTCTTCGTTTCTGGTGTCACTACACTCCTGCATATTACTTTTGGGTCCAGATTGCCATTGATACAGGGCCCTTCTTTTGTATACTTGGCTCCGGCTCTTGCTATCATCAACTCGCCAGAGTTTCAAGGATTAAATGGAAATGTATGTATCCTTTGTCCATTTCTTTATGTTTTAAGATAATTGTGTCTGTTTTGTTTTGTACAATTGTTCGTCCAATGAAATTGAGTAGTTTCTACTTTATAGTTATATATAGTTATTGAGGAATTTGAGTTGTCTTAAAGATTTTCTGATGGAATAGTTGAAACAAGTTAAAAATAGCAGCTGATAAGGTTTCTATTTCTATCTCGGTTTGCAGAAGTTCAAACACATAATGAAGGAGCTTCAGGGGGCTATAATCATTGGATCAGCTTTTCAAGCTCTACTGGGATATACAGGGCTTATGTCGCTTTTAGTAAGGTATGCATGTGTTTGTGTATTCTTTtgcgtgtgtgtgtgtgtttggggaaaagggggggggggggggggtctGTTTGTCTTTTTATGAATACATGCTTCATCGTCTGACCAAGCAGTATGCATTGTTGTGGATTAGGGCTGTGTGCTATTTAGTTCTTAGTTCTAAAGCCTATAGATTTATGAAATTTGAGTAGAAGCAATTATAGAGGATAATCTGTGACGAAGAATGCTGTAAGAATAAGCAAAAACATTTAGATTTAGTGATATCATATATATAGTTGATAGTATTCTCGCGGGGGATATTTGAATTGGGATTTATGTTGCAGTTGCAGACCTAAAATTATTTGTCGCCTTCCCCAAAAAATGTTGGGTTGGTTCAATATCATAAATCTGGTTGTCATAAAGGTGGATAAGTTATTTCTTAGGTTGGTTGTCATTAATTAAGGTTTATAATTGATTTCTTAGGTTAACAATACATTCTAATCCAAAATCAACAAGCTGTGATTAATTTAGCTTATCTGATTAATTTTTCCACTTGGTTCCTTCCCAGCTACATGCATCACTCTtcctaatttttatatttttaaataaaaaatatggaGCTATGACCTGTTACTTTCCTAAGAACTTCAATCACTCTTCCTAATCGTTTTATGTCTTAGATTTTCTGTTCTGTGTAGCTGATAATGAACCTCATTTTATGATCTCCTTTCAGATTGATCAATCCTGTAGTTGTATCCCCCACTATTGCTGCTGTTGGACTTTCATTTTTCAGTTATGGTTTCCCAATAGTTGGTACATGTCTTGAGATTGGTGCAGTACAGATATTGGTGGTGGTTGTTTTTTCTCTTGTAAGTTGTTGAGTTCATCTTGAATTTTtatatcatttattttattattacttcAGAATTCCCTGTGTGTATGTTCATGGTATTGCTTGAGCATTTTGCTAATATATTATTTCTTGTTCTCTGCAGTACCTTCGTAAAATATCTATTCTTGGACATCGCATATTTCTAATATACGCGGTAAGCTCAATGTTAAAATATCTTTCTGTTACTCTTCAGTAGTTGAAACAAAAGTTTGTGCGACTGCAACTGACTTATTCTAAACATGATGCCTGTTTGCTATTTCTCCCTTTATCTGCCAGGTTCCTTTGGGTCTGGCAATTACATGGGCATTCGCTTTCATGTTGACTGAGGCAGGGTTGTACAACTACAAAGGGTGTGATATAAATATACCTGCATCAAATATGGTTTCACAGCACTGCAGAAAGAATTTTTCAAGGATGAAACATTGCCGGGTTGATACTTCTCATGCACTGAGATCCTCTCCATGGTTTAGATTTCCTTATCCACTACAATGGGGTACACCTGTCTTCCACTGGAAAATGGCTCTTGTGATGTGTGTGGTTTCTGTAATCTCATCTGTGGATTCGGTTAGTTTCTTGTCTCGTTTTAGCTCTGGTTCCTGGTCTGTATTTTGTTATCTTGATTTAGATTAACAATGATTACAATGCCTTTAACCTTTTATTGGGGTTGTCTATATGAATCAAAGGATACTGTCCTATCTTAACTTTGAACATGTCAATAATTTAACTTTCTTGTGTTAAGTTAGAAAAACTAACCATCCACTAGGTTCTATTACCGCAGTGTACTAGCAGGTGATGAAAGTTGCAATTGCTATTCAATTATGTGTCATTTCATTTTAGCTGCAAGCTTTTACAACAATGAATGTAAATGGGGAGGGGAAAAATAGAAAGACCAAAAGAGCCTGGTGGTAGGCTTATAATTTATCAGATTGAAACTAGAAAACAGGGGTTGTCAATTTGTAAGGCATTTTTTCAGTCAGTCTCTATTAATTCCTTATTTCGTTCTCATTTGTTTAAACTATACTGAAGAGTAATGTAGTGCTTTCATGGTATGAAGTGTTAGAATTCTTTTGATTGCAAATATTCACAATGTGATCAGTCAAATAATAAGGTGGTACTGATGTATCAGATTAACAATAcagtatatcaaaattttactgttcttttactttttttccCCCTTTTCCCTGTATACAGGATTAATAAATCATTATACTGTGGTGTTGATATTCATTTGCTTTAAACTTTGTAGGTTGGATCATACCATGCATCTTCTTTACTGGTGGCATCCAGACCTCCAACTCCTGGAGTTCTAAGTCGAGGAATTGGTTTGGAAGGTCTTACAAGTGTCTTGGCTGGTCTCTGGGGAACTGGAACTGGGTCGACAACTATAACTGAAAATGTCCACACAATTGCTGTGACTAAAATGGGAAGCCGCAGGGCAGTTCAACTGGGCGCTTGCTTTTTAATAGTGTTGTCTCTTGTGGGTAAGTCTTTTATCATATTGTTCTTAGATCTAACCTTCACGAAATGTACATTAAGCCATCTCAGAGGCTATTGGTTCTGCACATAAATAGCCTTTTCAGAATAATGTTCTTTGAGAAGCTAATCTTTGAGACTGtaactatatatattttactcTGGAAAGCAGTTTGTTTTAGTTTGAAATATTCAATGTATCATGTTTGAAATGATGtgcatataaatatataatatatatatttttttgttctgtCACTTGTAGAAGAACTTTTCATGCAATCTGTGTTTACCTATGCTTATGCTATACAACAGGTAAGGTTGGAGGTTTCATTGCTTCAATTCCTGATGTCATTGTTGCTGGTCTACTCTGCTTTATGTGGGCAATGCTTACCGCATTGGGCTTGTCAAACCTACGGTATAGTGAGGCTGGAAGCTCTCGGAATATCATCATTGTTGGGTTATCattgtttttctctctttccATACCTGCCTACTTTCAACAATATGGTCTCTCTCCAAACTCCAACATGTCAGTGCCGAATTATTTCCAGCCTTATGTTGTGGCTTCTCATGGACCTATACAGAGCAAGAATGGAGGGGTATGTCTTTCTCATGTTTTAACGAACCTTATGCTTGCATTCTTGGTGTCAAATTTTGTGAAAAAGATATTCAGAAGTGTCATTGTCTATTTCATCTGTTGGGGTTACTGCAGTAGATAAAATTGTTTCACTGCCTAAATATCTGAGTGATTTGGTGAATGGAAgtaaactaaaataattttcaatagGGAATAGTTATTTGCAGTTTTCTGTTATTTGGTTTTGACTGTATATTCCGCATCATTGACATTCTCCTGCCTGCtcttatttaattagtaattgCGGCATaatcatcttttcttttttccttttttatttcatttttattttactggTACTGCATTACATCTTGTTAATGTGTGTGTAtatgtttatattttaatatgtggGTTCATGTGACTTGTGAATTCAAGATGCGTgaaagctatatatatatatagttttgcAATGGGCCTGTTCGTTTTGCACTTGAATGCTTTCTCTAAACTACTATGTTCCAGTTCTTCAGGGTCATGTTCCTAAAATAACACGATATTGGTTCATTTTGCAGCTGAACTATGTCTTGAACACGTTGTTTTCACTACACATGGTGATAGCGTTTCTTGTTGCTTTTATCCTGGACAACACTGTTCCTGGCAGTAAGCAGGAACGTGGGGTATATGTTTGGTCCGAGGCCGAGGTTGCTAGAAGGGAACCTGCTGTTGCGAGTGACTACGAGTTGCCCTTGAGAGTTGGTCGGATTTTCAGATGGGTGAAGTGGGTTGGCCTCTGAAGAACGATGATTTCATGGGCTGAGATTTTCAGTCTTTCAAATGGCTCAACCGAGTCTAAGATTCACATGGTTCTGTTGGGCTAGTGATGGATATTAGTATAGGTCATGTTACAAAAATCAATTTGTGTACATTGGAGATCTCCAGAGGGATCTATCCGTGTTGTAATTTATTAGATTAATCATTGTATCTagttttgattcatcaaaatctCCAGCTGGGtaacttttttgttttgttcttGAAGCGGACTATAACAAATCATTTTGAATGTATATatacacatttttttttttgccggTTTCATCCAGCTTCATTGTAATTCCTACAGGAAGCAAGGTTAATATTATTGTTGGGTTATCGTCTCTAGTGGAATCTGGTATATTTGAGGTTCATTCATGGAGCATCGAATGCTGTCTTATTGGATGAAAAGTCACTAAAATCCTCTGTTCTATCTCTTATTTATTGTTCGAAGAATGTGATAGAGGAAAATGTTGACCACACATTCAAATCATAAGCGTTCACTTTACCATTCTTGAATTTTGGTGTAGTTTCTATTTTGTTAGGTGTCAATGGAATACTGGCTTTCAAATGTTCAAATAATACTGATAATAATACTGCTCCAATCTCCAAGTGATATATGTGACATCACACTAATCACCAAGATTTCATGTCATCAATAAGCACCCACAAGCCACGTGAAATCCCTTCATTTGTAGAAGAGCCATGTGTGTTTTTATGCTATCAATTCCTAAGAGTTTTACACAACTATGATTGAAATCCTGGAATATTTCACCAAAACATTTTGCTTTTTCGTTTCCCCTTTTTTTCCTGGCAAAAGAGGAAACATCCAAGCTTGAAAGCAAATATAAACTTCCCATTATAAGTCAATAtaaaatactttaaaaaattaacaacgAAGGGGACCTATTAGTAGTAACAAGGAatagaaaagagagaagagggggGTAGGTGTGAGATTGACCAAACCACCTTCACACGCACACACCATACCCTCAAAATTTGTCACGCACCAATATTTAAACCCTCAACTCCGCATCCATTCTTTTCTCAGCTTGAAGTTCCCTTCTCAGCTAAAGCTACCTTATTCATAAGATTATCACCTACGTTAGATTTTTCATTTCACCCCTACTCTTTCTTCTTTAGTATCAAATTGGAACAAAAATGCACACTCTCTCACCGCCGTATTGGTCCAACGCACTCAGCTACCTCCACCGGGGGAGTGAGCCCACATTTCGAGCCGTTCCAACCCGAGTAACGGTTAAATGCGGTTACGGGTTCGAATCATCAAGCTTCTCGCAGGGAGTCGGGTCAACCCGAACAGACTGGCAGAGCGCATGCGCCATCCTATCCAGCAAGGTCGACTCTCAGAACGAGGACTCAAACCCCGCAGCTGCCGGAGAGAACATAGCCGCCGTGAACGGCCACAAATCCGCCGTAACAGACCTGAACCTAGTCCACGTCAGCGGCGAAAAAACGCTTCCTCCAAAGCCGCTCACCATCTCCGACCTATCGCCAGCACCGATGCACGGATCACAGCTGCGCGTGGCATACCAGGGAGTCCCCGGTGCGTACTCCGAGGCTGCCGCTGGCAAAGCCTACCCTAACGGAGAAGCCATACCTTGCGATCAGTTCGAGGTTGCTTTCCAAGCCGTTGAGCTCTGGATAGCCGATCGCGCCGTTCTACCCGTCGAAAACTCCCTCGGCGGCTCGATCCACCGGAACTACGACCTCCTCCTCCGCCACCGCCTCCACATCGTGGGCGAGGTCCAGCTCCCCGTTCACCACTGCCTCCTTGCCCTTCCCGGCGTCCGATCGGAGTACCTGACGCGCGTGATCTCTCACCCTCAGGCCCTCGCACAGTGCGAGCATACTCTCACCAAGCTCGGCCTCAACGTGGCTCGCGAAGCCGTAGACGACACCGCCGGCGCCGCGGAGTTCGTGGCCACCAACAACCTCCGAGACACGGCGGCAATCGCTAGCGCACGCGCGGCAGATCTGTACGGTCTTCAGATCCTGGCGGATGGGATCCAGGATGACCCGAATAACGTGACCCGGTTCGTGATGTTGGCCCGAGAACCAATCATTCCTCGCACGGACCGGCCTTTTAAGACGAGTATCGTGTTCGCGCACGATAAAGGGACCTCCGTGCTCTTTAAGGTGCTCTCGGCGTTTGCGTTTAGGAACATCAGTTTGACTAAGATCGAGTCAAGGCCGCATCGTAACCGTCCGATCCGGATTGTTGACGATGACAAGAATGAAGGGACGGCAAAGCACTTTGAGTACATGTTTTATGTTGATTTCGAGGCATCCATGGCTGAGGTCAGAGCACAGAATGCCCTGGCTGAGGTTCAAGAATTCACCTCCTTTTTGAGGGTTTTGGGTAGTTATCCCATGGATATGACACCGTGGAGCCCTTCTGCTTCTCCTTCCTCTCGGGGAGAGTAGAATTTAGCAATGtctctattattatttttttcttaattgtGCCATATGATTATATATTTGATCATTGTCAAAATTGTGCAGATAATCCTTTAATATTTTGGTTCAATTCGATTTTACAgtatatatttttgaattatatttgACTTTTGTGTTTCTTTGTTTGAGCAAACAATCTTAGAATTTGGGATCTGAATTTCTTAGTAGAGCTTTTAAAAAGTGGGTTGTTGAAGGATTTAGGAGAGAGTCATTGTAGATTTTCACAAATAATAGGTGTTAGGTGAGGTTGTGCCCTCCTTATATGATTTTCATGAAAAAATGCACTTGTCAACTAAAACAACCTACATTTTAGGTGGTTGATTATGTTTGGGATGAATACTcaatattttatgtttggacATTATTGAAGAACAAAATGCAAGTCTAACCGAGTTGttctaatataattaaaattaattatagataatattattttaaattttattgtttaaattgGTTAGACTAAGTTTATAAAAAGACGTAATATTActcatattatatatacataaactAACGTAAAAGTTTTATGTTTAGGTTAGGGACAGtatttgtttgaaattttttaagGCCTAAATTAATTGctaatatattttcttttggtAGAGAAGAATTATTGACTAATATCTAAGCCAACATGAAACCTCATATAGTCATATGGTATTGCTTTGGCTGCGTCATTTCAAATTAGACACTTATTTTAAAGAACAACGTAGCACACCATAAACAGGTAgtgatttttttataaactgTGGTTTCACATGTTGATATGCCATTTTTTTTCCATTTCCACATGATACATGTTAGTTGTTAGTACATGGTAGGTCCTCTGAAGATACAGCtagattatatatattgtttacaTCCATTCAATTTATCAAATCCTACCCCACCACGaacaaattcaaattaaaagcacattgaaataagaaaaagaaaatgaaaatgaaaagaacGTATCATAAATCTTTTGTCTTTTGTTACAATAATTGTTTAGAAAGCCATAACATCAAACACTACCCTCtagtttcatttaattttcaaGTCAATTCATTCTTGACtcttgtgtgtgtgtgtgtatacaCTCTAGACTAAGCTTCTATTTCTAAGCACAGACTACTCTC is a window from the Arachis stenosperma cultivar V10309 chromosome 3, arast.V10309.gnm1.PFL2, whole genome shotgun sequence genome containing:
- the LOC130966584 gene encoding nucleobase-ascorbate transporter 12; its protein translation is MSNSDPNHRNRPPSPDAKPLPPSSWAKKTGFRPKFSGETNATDSAQLALPPRPSQPAPAIADLEAGRPRAPANGVAPATDKVPPAAPVPVPPKDQTAKKRRDSDGGTKGSVPSTNGQAPPPATAAAAPVDQPQHARRASRHEEVVDVEDDGFVPRHSHMKYELRDSPGLVPIGVYGIQHYVSILGSLILIPLVIVPAMGGSHEETAMVVSTVLFVSGVTTLLHITFGSRLPLIQGPSFVYLAPALAIINSPEFQGLNGNKFKHIMKELQGAIIIGSAFQALLGYTGLMSLLVRLINPVVVSPTIAAVGLSFFSYGFPIVGTCLEIGAVQILVVVVFSLYLRKISILGHRIFLIYAVPLGLAITWAFAFMLTEAGLYNYKGCDINIPASNMVSQHCRKNFSRMKHCRVDTSHALRSSPWFRFPYPLQWGTPVFHWKMALVMCVVSVISSVDSVGSYHASSLLVASRPPTPGVLSRGIGLEGLTSVLAGLWGTGTGSTTITENVHTIAVTKMGSRRAVQLGACFLIVLSLVGKVGGFIASIPDVIVAGLLCFMWAMLTALGLSNLRYSEAGSSRNIIIVGLSLFFSLSIPAYFQQYGLSPNSNMSVPNYFQPYVVASHGPIQSKNGGLNYVLNTLFSLHMVIAFLVAFILDNTVPGSKQERGVYVWSEAEVARREPAVASDYELPLRVGRIFRWVKWVGL
- the LOC130966585 gene encoding arogenate dehydratase 3-like; the protein is MHTLSPPYWSNALSYLHRGSEPTFRAVPTRVTVKCGYGFESSSFSQGVGSTRTDWQSACAILSSKVDSQNEDSNPAAAGENIAAVNGHKSAVTDLNLVHVSGEKTLPPKPLTISDLSPAPMHGSQLRVAYQGVPGAYSEAAAGKAYPNGEAIPCDQFEVAFQAVELWIADRAVLPVENSLGGSIHRNYDLLLRHRLHIVGEVQLPVHHCLLALPGVRSEYLTRVISHPQALAQCEHTLTKLGLNVAREAVDDTAGAAEFVATNNLRDTAAIASARAADLYGLQILADGIQDDPNNVTRFVMLAREPIIPRTDRPFKTSIVFAHDKGTSVLFKVLSAFAFRNISLTKIESRPHRNRPIRIVDDDKNEGTAKHFEYMFYVDFEASMAEVRAQNALAEVQEFTSFLRVLGSYPMDMTPWSPSASPSSRGE